In Bacillus weihaiensis, the genomic stretch AGGGGATGATTTGAAGAAATAGATTTGAGAACACATCGAATCCGTCTAAGGTCATTAAGAAGAGATTGAAATAGGCCAATGTTAAGATAGCGCAGACGAAGGATACAATGCCAAATCTTGTTTCCCTATACTTTGGTTCTTTTCTTTTCACATTTAACCATTTTACCAATTCCATAATCGTACCTCCCCGATATAGATGGTTCGAACGGCAGGATTATCCTTTAACTTGAGAATTTCTTTAGTTGGACCTGTCATTACTCCGCCATATGAATGCAACCCATTCTCTTCAATATAGGAAATTCGATGGTCAAGATCTAGCCATTTGGCATGAGCAATATCAATTGCTTGCTGCTCGTATTTTTGCAAAAAGTAGAGACTTTCCATAAATTGTTCCTCATTGGGTTCTCTACTATTATATGGAGACCATCCATCTGGATCTGGCTGGGCTGGATAACCAATTGGCGTCAGAAATCCTCCCTCTAGACTCTCCCCCTTTGCTTCAAGCCCTGTATCAATAGCATACCAACGCCATTCTACATCTACCTCATCCGTTACTTTTTCAACATCTTCTGTTTTCATTAGTTCATTTAATGACACGTACACTTCCGCCACCGTTCCCTCTGGTAATTTCTCTAATGTCTTCCAATTATTTAATTCTGGATTATCCCTTATGGCTTTTGGGTGATACAGCTTCTTCGTATCATGAAAAGGGATTTCTTTTGGTGGATTTTCCGTTAGATAATTCCGTTTAGGAAACTCAGCCTCACTGAACCGATATTCTACATCCCAATCTCCAAGCTTACTATCACTCTTCCCGATCCTTTTATATAAGTCCATATAGACGTTAAACGTAAATAAACCAAATTCTCGTTCGATTTCCATTTCCTCTAAACTTACATTTGGTTCGGTCACATACACGGTTTGTATGGCCACTTGAATAAGATCCTCCGCTTTCTGATTGAAACCATAATACACATAACTAACCACTGTCATAAATGGATAAATTAGTAACAGTATCATGATTACATAAGCAGCTAAAGAAAATCTTGCATTTCTTATACTACGTTTAATCAGCTTATTTACTTTCTCAGGTGGTAACGTATTCAGCTGTTGGGACGTTTCACCTTCCTGTTCCTCAAGACGAAACTCTTCCGAAATCACTTCTTGATACGCTTCATACCTTTCCAGATCCTTCTCAACCTCCGATGCTTCACTCTCCGAAAGATTCCCTGCATAATAATCCTTTAACTTTCGCTTCCATTCTTCGCTCATTCCAAAACACTTCCCTTCTTATAAAGCTGCCGTAGTTTTCCTCTTCCTCGAAAGATATGGGTTTTTAACGTATTTTCATTTAATAAAAGCTTGGAAGCTGCTTCTTTATAAGAATAGCCTTGAATATCACATAACAAAATGGCCTCTCTTTGAATAGGCTTTAACTGCTTCAACATGTCGTATAACTCTTCCTTCTCGAATTCCTTATGAGCTAATTCTTCCGTCCTCTCTCCAGCAGGTAGAAAAGAGAAATAATCAGGTTCTTCTAAATGAATTCTTTTGCTCCTCCTCATATAATCAATAAAAGTATGGTAGGCAATCTTTAACAACCAAGGTTTCATTGATTCTGGCGGACTCTTTTCTATCGCCGTATATGCCTTTATAAACGTATCCTGTGTCAGATCCTCAGCAAGGCTTTCATCCTTACAAAGAGAGAGAAGATACCGATAGACATCATGAATATAAAGTTTGTATAGCTGTTGAATATCCATCGTTCTCCCCCTTTCCCTTACATAACGGTTAACCTGGAAGTAAAGTTTCAGGTTTGGGTAGATTTTGTAAAAAAATCTTTTTCTTTTGTATTACTTGAAGCCTTTTACAATAGTATAAAGATTTTCACTCATTTATTGACCAAAAAAAAGAGTTTGGATGGACCAAACCCTTTGTTTTTCTATAGAATATCGTGGATAGTTTTATTAAATACTTTTTTATCACTAAAACCTGATGATGTTCAGCTCACCTTTACAAAATATCGATCATTTCACACATTAGCTTTTGATAAGAAGAATTATCTACACAGGTGAAGATTTCTTACAAGTAACAAATTATTCGCAAATAACCTTTATTCAGAAGACGGGTGTTAGAGACTTATTATGTTCCAATACACTCAATATATTCTCAGATGAAAGCTTCGCCATTTCATTCCTTGTCTCGACCGTAGCATTACCAATATGAGGAGTAATCACAACATTTTGCATATGTTTTAATTCCTCAGTAATTTGTGGTTCAAATTCAAATACATCAAGTGCCGCCCCTGCAATTTCGTTTGCTCCAATTGATCGATAACTTCATAGTCAAAATGACGAAATTCGTTTTTTAGAAGTTCACACCACTGTTCTACAGTCCACGATTTTCCTGAACCAACATGATATATACTATAATTTAACTGACTATTTAGTAGTAAAAGTAAAAGTACGTTTGCAACATCTCTACTATATACCCAATCTCTCAATCCAGAGCCAGACACATATGCCCCGACTCATTTTAGGCAATCACTATTGTTGTTTTTCAACGGATATTCTTCCTCAATTTCACTTTATAACGAACATCTTTTGAAGGAAAAAAAAGAACCAAACCTAGTAATAAAGGGTTTGGCTCTTTTAAAATGGTTAGTTCTTAACTATAAGATTTTTGGTGGTTAATACAATGATAATTGCAAAACTTAATATTCCCACTGAACTTACTATTCCTATAAGAATCCAACCATATGAAATTCCCATAGTAAGGAGAATTAGACAGCCTAATATTGATCCAAAGCTTATTGCAGTACCTGCCCAAATAAAGATTTCCTTTGATAAGTGGGTTAGTATTCTTTTTCTAGTCCAACCAATAATATGGTACATGGTCAGTTCTGTTTTTCTATAGGAGATTAAGGCATTTATACATTCGCTCAATCCTAAAAAGGATAGAAGGAGAGTGGAAATAAAAATTGATAGGTGTATCCAAATCGTTTCATCCACTGTGAATTGACCAAGTGTTGTTTCTTTTGCCTTGTCTATTGAGTGACCAAGGTTAGATAATTGAATTACAATGACTATAGTTGATATAAACAAAACTAACATAGTAGGTAGGATAATACTTTTGTAATGAAAAATTGAAGGTAGTCTTTTGTAGGAGTTTACCCTTGGCATTTTCTTACTATTGTTTGTAAATATAAAACTCGTGAGAGCTATAGCTATAATTAAAATTGAAGTAGCTATAAGATATGCACTTATATCTAACTTTAGAAAAACTATAAAGGGGATACTTAGGATATAACCCGCAATTAAAAGTAGGTATTGCTCAAAGCAATTACGTAGTATAATCCGTTTTCGTTGCCAACCGATAATAGATAATAATTCATTTTCTTTCTCTAAAATACTCTTTTCAAATGTCAAACGCCCCACAAACCAAACGAAACTAAAAGTAGCAAATAAGATAGTTGTTATAAGAGAAAGGTCATTCCAACTCTTATCTAATTCTTGGGCAACACCTAAAGTAGTCCAGGGTTCTTCTACTGTTCCAATTCCCTCAACATCTAAGGACATTTTTTTAAAGGATGAACCAGCAACAATATCTACTTCATAGCCTGATTTGAGCAAAGTAGTAGCAACTATTTCAATTTTCTCTTGAGAAACAGCATTATATTTCTCAATATTTGCCACTCGAACTCTTACTGCATCTATGGGCTTTTTCCCCTTAAGAATTTCTGCAGATTCAAGAGTAGTTAAGCCACTTGCTGGTGTGGGTATAAAGCTTCCTGGTAGGATGGTAGACTTAATAATTTCACCTTTTTTAGTTATGGTATCAGTAGTTGTGTAAATACCTAGTGGACTAGAAGTTAATTTGTTCGTTTCGCTTTTAGGAGAAAATTCTCCAACTTGTTCAATTAAGAAGGGAACATCTTGGGATTGGTATGCACTTACTCCTTTTTTCTCAACTTTTTTATATAAAGGAGGACTCCCTTCTGTAAGAACATTGACCTTTAGGGAATTGTTAACTATTTCATAGTTGATTTTTGATGCTGTATAATAGGTAGATGTGTCCTGATCAGATAAGAATCTATCGGTCTTGCTTAGAACAAAATTTTCATCTAGTTTTACAGCCGTTCCTTCAAATGGTTTTTGAAATTTCGATAAATCAACTTTCATTTCCTTTGTTGATAAAGATTTTTTTTTCGACAATTCCTTGACGACCTTTTCAAATTTCTCTGGATTTTCGTATCCCATTATTAATGAATCCTTTTTAGATAGCCCTAATTTTTTTTGATATTCTTCTAATTCGGCATCGATAGTTTCTGTTTTCAAGGACATATATAAAGGAATATGTAGATCTTCTCTTTGTAAGACATTAATAACAGGAGGATTTCCTAAACTTTCTCTCAGTTGGTTAAATTCGATTGAATCAACTTCTTTATCTAAGTCAGAATAATCAATACCAGTAAGTTTCTCTTCACTCTCCGCGTCTATAGCTGCTAACAGGTAGTAGTTATGTGGCATTAAAACTGTCATAGAAACTCCACTTAAAAAACCATCCATATTAGTAGTTATGTATTGAATATTTCCAGGTTCAGAACCGTCAAAATATATTAATTCGCCTGGAGCATTTATAGGATATTCCCGCATCCCATCAGATGTGTAAAAATCCCAAGAAAACCTAGTTGGTTCTTTTAGTATTGGAAGTTCTATAGAGACTCTTTTACCACTAAAGTATCCGAGTGAGGCTACTGGTGCAGCTACCTCTATATCTGGATTCTTCTTTATTTCTTCCCAATCGGAAATGGAAATTCCGCCCTGACCATCACCAATATAATTTTCTTCTACCATACCTAATTCCTTTTCAGTATTAGTCCTGGAGGAGCTAGGTCGAACTAATAGATCGTATGAGCCTCTACCATGTTCTGCAATAGAATTTTCTACAACTAACTCTATTTCTTGTGTATGTTGAAATCCAAGTGGTATAAGTATATATAATCCGATGAAGGTCAACAGAATAGTGAGTGACACCCACTTTCGATTAACTATACGATTCCATGCAAACCGCATCATATAGTTCCCTCATTTGTCTCTAAATTTCCAAGATATAATTTGTAAGTTATATCACCATATTGAGCAACTTCTTCATCGTGAGTAACCATTATTATGGTTTGACCTTTATTTTTAAACTCTTTTAATAGTTCGATAATTATATTTCTATTATCTATATCTAAATTCCCTGTTGGCTCATCGCAAATAAGTACTTTTGGGTTAGCGATTAATGCTCGTGCTATTGCGACTCTTTGCTTTTCCCCCCCAGATAATCCTTCTGGTAATCGATTAAATAAGTCTTCTTTCATTCCTACTGTATCTAACAGTCTTTTTGCTCTGAGATATAGGGCAGTTTTTGGTTCATCATAAATTAAAGGTAAAGCTACATTATCTAGGACTGAGTAATGAGGTAGTAGCTTAAAGTCCTGAAATATGAATCCAATATTAAGTCTTCTATATTCACTTCTTATCTCTTCTTTTAGATTATAAAGATTTATTCCTTCATAAATAATTTCACCACTGTCGGGTTTTAAAAGACCTGATACACAATTTAAAAAAGTTGACTTTCCAGTGCCAGAAGGCCCTATTATGGTACACCATTGTCCCTCTTCAATAATTAATGACATATCACTTAAGATTTCCTTACTTTCAAAGTTACAAGAGTAGGATTTTCTTAAATTTTTTATCTCAATCATGATGTCTCCTCCTATATAAACGTATAAAACAAATAAACGAAGGCTGGGACAAAACAAAGAGCCAGGCACCCCCCGATACAATCTATTGTGTGCACTAGATAAATCAGTGCGTACATATAGTCGTTACGATAAGGTGCCAGGCACTTCTGTCCCAGCCTCAGAGACGAAGCGGTAATTATTGTAATTTAAGCGTTACACTTCCATATGCTGTATCAGATCCACCTAAAGGTGAAACTCTTAATGTATTATTCCAAGTTTTCGTACTTAAAACTCCCAAGCTATAGCTGGTAGTAACACTAGCAGAATAGTAATTAGCAGATGAATCACTAAACTTAGTAGTAATACCGTCATAGTAACTAACATTGTATAGATTACCTGATCCCCCACCCCAAGATAAACTCTTGGAAACATTTGCTGACGACGCTGGTAAAGTCC encodes the following:
- a CDS encoding anti-sigma factor; this translates as MSEEWKRKLKDYYAGNLSESEASEVEKDLERYEAYQEVISEEFRLEEQEGETSQQLNTLPPEKVNKLIKRSIRNARFSLAAYVIMILLLIYPFMTVVSYVYYGFNQKAEDLIQVAIQTVYVTEPNVSLEEMEIEREFGLFTFNVYMDLYKRIGKSDSKLGDWDVEYRFSEAEFPKRNYLTENPPKEIPFHDTKKLYHPKAIRDNPELNNWKTLEKLPEGTVAEVYVSLNELMKTEDVEKVTDEVDVEWRWYAIDTGLEAKGESLEGGFLTPIGYPAQPDPDGWSPYNSREPNEEQFMESLYFLQKYEQQAIDIAHAKWLDLDHRISYIEENGLHSYGGVMTGPTKEILKLKDNPAVRTIYIGEVRLWNW
- a CDS encoding sigma-70 family RNA polymerase sigma factor → MDIQQLYKLYIHDVYRYLLSLCKDESLAEDLTQDTFIKAYTAIEKSPPESMKPWLLKIAYHTFIDYMRRSKRIHLEEPDYFSFLPAGERTEELAHKEFEKEELYDMLKQLKPIQREAILLCDIQGYSYKEAASKLLLNENTLKTHIFRGRGKLRQLYKKGSVLE
- a CDS encoding ABC transporter ATP-binding protein — protein: MIEIKNLRKSYSCNFESKEILSDMSLIIEEGQWCTIIGPSGTGKSTFLNCVSGLLKPDSGEIIYEGINLYNLKEEIRSEYRRLNIGFIFQDFKLLPHYSVLDNVALPLIYDEPKTALYLRAKRLLDTVGMKEDLFNRLPEGLSGGEKQRVAIARALIANPKVLICDEPTGNLDIDNRNIIIELLKEFKNKGQTIIMVTHDEEVAQYGDITYKLYLGNLETNEGTI